The Bicyclus anynana chromosome 4, ilBicAnyn1.1, whole genome shotgun sequence genome window below encodes:
- the LOC112056962 gene encoding astacin-like, whose amino-acid sequence MFFNAYPKMMRVIVLLSLIGYAVCSPPVSKSRDQIEAFREALEKSRIDDGVLLDSRILANPKAYNWENSGKFEGDIILDDDQVEALVSDYAGVEQSTGSRAAFTVANTRWPGNVMIYDFAANHFTNAERDRILNGMRWVEHFSCVRFRRRTNERNFVLITGRATGCYAHVGFSSNRGTHTLNLAPRGCLWHAIIIHELLHNLGFFHMQSAFERYDFVRINWANIQSGTEHNFQRMAQNRVSLLSLPYEYGSCMHYSSHAFSTNGRPTITATRSFQGVMGNDHYVTHWDWLRLRRHYNCPGAWNERDIQELKEEVERTRPLIYDVPLPTEDATDETNV is encoded by the exons atgttttttaatgcaTATCCTAAAATGATGAGGGTGATAGTGTTGCTCTCCCTCATAGGGTACGCAGTCTGCAGTCCCCCTGTGTCTAAGAGTAGGGACCAGATCGAAGCTTTCCGTGAAGCGTTGGAAAAGAGTAGGATTG ATGATGGAGTCCTGTTAGATTCCCGTATTCTAGCGAACCCCAAAGCCTATAATTGGGAGAACAGCGGCAAGTTCGAAGGTGACATTATCCTCGATGACGACCAGGTTGAGGCCCTGGTGTCAGATTATGCCGGGGTCGAACAGAGTACCGGCAGCAGAGCTGCATTTACGGTTGCCAACACAAGATGGCCCGGAAACGTCATGATCTACGACTTCGCAGCGAACCAtttca ctAATGCTGAGAGGGACCGAATTTTAAATGGAATGCGCTGGGTGGAGCATTTCTCGTGCGTCAGATTCCGTCGGCGTACGAACGAACGCAACTTCGTACTGATTACC gGCAGAGCAACTGGTTGTTACGCGCACGTTGGGTTTTCAAGCAATCGCGGCACTCACACTCTGAACTTGGCTCCTCGAGGTTGTCTGTGGCACGCCATCATCATCCACGAATTGCTACACAACCTAGGGTTCTTCCACATGCAATCCGCCTTCGAGAGATACGATTTCGTACGCATCAACTGGGCTAACATACAATCAG GCACGGAACATAACTTCCAGCGCATGGCACAGAACCGCGTTAGTCTTCTAAGTCTTCCGTATGAATACGGAAGCTGCATGCATTACAGCAGCCACGCGTTTAGCACTAATGGACGACCTACTATTACGGCTACAAGG AGTTTCCAAGGAGTTATGGGCAACGATCATTACGTCACCCACTGGGACTGGCTGAGGCTTCGCAGACACTACAACTGCCCTGGAGCGTGGAATGAGAGGGATATCCAGGAGTTGAAGGAAGAGGTGGAGCGTACACGACCATTGATATACGACGTACCCCTACCAACTGAAGATGCTACCGATGAAACCAATGTATAA